The genomic DNA GCCACCAGTCGGCATAACAAACGTCGGTACAGCCGATGGCGTAATGCACGACCTTCCATTTTCCGCCGGTTTTCTTGAGCAAAGCGAAAAAATTGTTGTCAAACATATCCGCGTCCTTTGCTTCCTGATACGGCGTTCCGCGATAGTCAGGCGGACCGCCCGAAGGGCTCTGCGGATCACCGCTGAGAAACGCCCAGTTTCCCGATACGTTGAAATTCTCGGCAGCAAAGACGATCTTTTGCTTCAGCTCCCGCTCGACCGGAATTCGCAGTGATTCGAGTATCGCCTTTCTCACCGGCGAGCCTTTCTCAGGCGTGTATACGCCTTGACCAAACGCCGCAGCCGTTAACGACAATCCTACTATCAATAACGCAGAGATTCTGAAGAACATCTTATTTTCCTCCAAATATTATTGCGCCGTGACTATCTGATCCAACGCGTCCGCACAACGTTCGCAGACGCTTCCGTATTTAGTAAATTCTCCCACTCGCGTCGAATAATTCCAACATCGTTCGCACTTTTCACCATCCGCCGCTTGGATCTCGACGCTTTGAGATTCGCCCTCGTGGACCTCGACCTGCGAGACGATTAAGATGTATCGAAGCTGCTCGTAATAATCTAGCAGGAAGCGCGTTGTCGCGGCATCTGTCGTCAGTACGATCTTTGCTTCGAGCGGCGATCCGATGCGTTTTTCGTTTCGAGCCTCTTCGAGCGCTTTCATCACCTCGTCGCGGATCGAAAAGAGGCGTTCCCAATTCTCCATCAGCCCCGAATTGTCAGCGTCCGAGATCTCAGGAAACTCCGAAAGATGAACAGATCCGACCGACTGCTTTGGCAGGTTTTCCCACGCCTCATCACTCGTAAATACCAATATCGGAGCGAGCAAACGGCTAAGATTGTCGACGATATTGTAGAGTGCCGTCTGCGCGCTTCGGCGTTCTATCGAACGCGGAGCGAAGATGTATAGCCGGTCCTTGATGATGTCAAAATACCTGGCTGACAGCGTCACAGTGCAGAAATTGTAGATCGCGTTATATGCCGATTGAAAATCGTATGCCTTGTAACCCGCAAGCACTTTAGCGGTCACCTCATCAAGATTGGCGAGCGCCCAACGATCTATCTCCAGCATTTCATTCGGAGCGACCATATCGGCGGCCGGATCGAAACCATCGAGATTTCCAAGTGCATATCTCAACGTGTTGCGGAATTTGCGGTAAGCGTCGACGATACGTGCCAAGATCTCGTCCGAGCATCGCATGTCCTGTGTGTAATCTACCGCCGCCGCCCAAAGACGGATGATCTCGGCGCCCGATTTTTCGACGACTTCATTTGGCGAGATCGCGTTGCCGGCAGATTTATGCATCTGCTTGCCTTCGCCGTCCACGACCCATCCGTGCGTTACGATCTGCTTATAAGGAGCACTGCCGTGGGCCGCGATTCCGCAGCTCAAACTAGAGTTGAACCATCCGCGATATTGATCGCCGCCCTCGAGATAAACATCCGCCGGAAACCGCAGAGTGTCGCCGCGAGTTTCGAGTACAGCAACACAGCTCGAACCCGAATCGAACCAAACATCGAGAATATCGGTCTCTTTCCTGAAATCTGCACTTTCGCATTTGGCGCACTTGTAGCCGCCTGGCAACAACTCGCTTTCCGGTCGGTTGTACCATGCGTCGGCAGTCTCGACTGCGAAGATATCGGCAACGTGGTCGATGATCTTTGGATCGGCGACTGCTTCGTCACATGCCTGACAATAGAAAACCGGGATCGGCACGCCCCACGAACGCTGTCGCGACACGCACCAGTCGGGTCGCCCCTTGAACATGTTCGCCATCCGGCCCTGGCCCCACGACGGATGCCATTTCACGTTTTCTATCTCTTCCAATGCCTTAGCACGCAATCCATCGGTCTCGCCTTCTGCGGCGGCGTCCATCGAGATGAACCACTGGGGCGTCGCTCGAAAGATAACGGGATTCTTACAACGCCAACAGTGCGGATAGCGGTGCTCATAATACTCGACGTGGAGCAAGGCTCCGCGCTCTTTCATGAACTCGACTATCTTCGGATTGGCCTTGAAGATATTCTCACCCGCAAAATGTTCGACATCCGCAGTAAAATTGCCCGCCGCGTCGACCGGTGCATAGACCTCAAGCCCGTATCGCTTGGAGATAGCAAAATCGTCCGCACCATGTCCCGGAGCCGTATGAACGCAACCCGTACCGCTCTTCTTGGCCAATTTGTTCTCGTATCTTGCGTCTAATTCGACCTCGGCGTCAGCCTCGCCCAAGGTCACGTGATCGCCGTTCATGATCAGCGATACGCGATCGAGCCACGCATGCTGCGCTTCGAGCCGGTCAAGTTTTGAACCTTTGAAACGAGCGAGTTCTTTTGTGTTCTCGAAACAGCAAGTCTCGGCAAACGCCGCCGCAAGTTCGGACGCGACAATGTAAACGTCTTCGTCAACCTCTATCGCCGAATAGTCGAATTCAGGATTTACCGCAATGCCTAGATTCGCGGGCAGCGTCCAGGGTGTCGTTGTCCAGATGACGAGGGAAACATTTCTTGCGGCGAGGGCTTCGTCGATCAAAACCGGATCGGACTTGAGCGGAAATTTGACGTAGACCGACGGTGACGTGTGCTGTTTGTACTCGACCTCAGCCTCGGCAAGGGCCGTCTGGTCGTGGATGCACCAATAGACAGGCCGCAAGCCCTTGTAAACGTATCCGCGTTCAAGAAACTTGCCGAAGAGACGTGCCGTCGAAGATTCGTACTCAGCCGACATCGTCAGGTAAGGCGTATCCCATTCGCCCAAAATGCCGAGCCGCGAAAAATCGCGGGTCTGACCCTTCATCGCACCGGCGGCATGTTCGCGGCAGATTCGTCGGAACGTCGCGACCGGCAGATCGGCCTTGTTCTTGCCTTTTTCGGCGAGTTTCTTTTCGACATGCGTTTCGATTGGCAAGCCGTGACAGTCGTATCCGGGAACGTATGGCGCGTCGTAGCCCATCATAGAACGCGACTTCACGACAAAATCCTTGAGCGTTTTGTTAAGCGCCGTGCCGATGTGAATATCGGCATTCGCGTACGGCGGGCCGTCATGCAAAATAAACTTTTCACGGCCTTTCCTCGCCGCCGCGATCTGTTCATAAAGCCCCATCTCGCCCCACTTTTTCAAACGCGCAGGCTCGCTCTGCCCGAGATTGGCCTTCTGAGCAAAATCTGTCTTTGGTAGGTTAACTGTCTTCTTTAAGTCAATTGGTTCAGTCATTTTCGTAAAACCTAAATATTAACACGGTGGAAAATTTATTTCCCCAATTGAAAAAGCCCCAAGCCTCATTTTCGGCTTGGGACCCTTTCGAACAAAGCATCAGCTCCGGTTCCGCTCTCTAAGGAGCAAAGTTCCCGTTGGTAATAATGCTAATTTTAAAATCGCTGCACATAATCAAATTGAATGCTAACACAACCCTCGGTCATACCAAAGCACTTTTACTCCTCCTCCACCGTGCATAACAGCGGATATTCCCGTGCTTTTGCGAGGTTCATCGCCTTTTCGGATTTCATATTGGCGATCTCGAATGGATAGATTCCGGCGATGCCGATGCCTTCGTTGTGGACCTTTAGCATGATGGTAAATGCCTCCGCGTCGGTGCGGTTAAAGACGTATTGGAGGACGAAAACGACGAACTCCATTGTCGTAAAATCGTCGTTGTGGAGTATGACCTTGTAGAGTTTTGGTTTTTCGAGCCGCGTTTTACTCTCGGTCAGGACGTCGCCGCCTATGTCATCAAACTCGGGCATAAAGAAAAGTATAGACGAATGCCGCTGTTTTTTGTTAAATTTCAATTGCGCTGTTTACTAAGTATTCAATTTGATGTTGCTTACGCCGCCGATTACTGAAATCGGGCTCGTATTGACCGTCTTCTTACGCAAACGAAAATGAAAAACGCAACGACCTCAGCTAAGGAGAAGTCCGTCGACGATCATGCTCGAATGCTCCATCTGTCGCCTGAAAGAATTGACGGACTCTTCGCCAGCATCGGCCAGAAGCTCCGCGAAGGCCTATCGGGCGAGGCTGAAAAAATCATCGACAAAGCGACCTCGGCAATAGCGTTTACGCCGGATCAATTTGCCCATCTCAAACGCCTTCTTTCATTTACGCTCGAGACTATCGGCCGATATCAGGAATCGCTCGAGGCAGTCAAACCGTTCGAGGATGAAGAGAACCTCTCAAAACTCGAACCCGAAGCGCAGGTTCGCGTAATAACGCAGCTCGCCATTGCCTACAACAACATGGGTGAACAGCCCAAGGCTGTGACGCTCCTCAAAGAAACGCGACAAAAGGCAGAGGACGCAGCACTCGCCGGCCTGCTGGGAAACATCGATATTGCACTTGCACGCGTATACCGAAAGCTCGCCGAATATCCGATCTGCCGCGATTACGGTCAAAAGGCCCTTGACCTTTTTCGTGAGAATGGTGTGTGGCTCGGTATGGCTGAAGCATATCGTGAGATCGCCAATAGCTTTCACCAGGAAGGAAACAGCGAAAGATCGCTCGAATTCTTTGAACTCGGTATCAAGATCATTGGTGAGAATTCAGCTCCTTTCATGCTCGGAAAACTCTACACCGACATGTCCGGCGCATACTGGTTCCTTCGTCGACCGCAGGACGGCGTCGAATGTCTCGAAAAATCGATCGAATTTTTTGAGCAGACAGATCACGCATTGAATTCGGTCATTGCCTATAACAATCTCGGCATCAACCTGATGCTGATCGGCGAATGGGCCAAGGCCGAGGCTATGATCCATCGGGCGCTCGAAATAGGACTCAGACAGAAGTACGTTCATGTCGCGGGCATCTACGATTCGCTCGGCGAATTGAAACTGCTCCGCGGCGAACTCGACGAAGCTGAAGATTTTCTTAACAAGGCCGTCGGCGTCGCACATCAACACAAGCACGCCTGGTACACGATCCAGCCGATGCGCAATCTCGCCCGGCTCTATCTCGCACAAGGGAGATTCAAAAAAGCCATCGAAAAGGCACGTGAGACGATCGATTTTGCCGCCGAGATCGGTGGTAAGCATTACGCCAATATGGCTGGGCTGGTCCTTGCCGAAAGTTATCTCAGCCAGGGCGGCGTCGAAGAATGCGAAAACTCGCTCCGCGTCATCGAGGATAATGACCCGTCAGCAGACTTTTTCGTTCTCGGCAATATTCAGCGCATCCGCGGCCTCGCCGCTCTTGCCGACGAAGACAACGAACTCGCGATTCATCATTTCAGCCGCAGCCTGACGATATTCGAGGCGGGCGAAGATCTATATCACACCGGTCTGCTTCACTATCTGCTCGGTGTAAATCTTGACGAAGGCCACACAGATCGTGCCCGTAAGAGCCTCACTACGGCGGCCGATATCTTTCGCAAGCTCGGCATCAAGACATTTACGGACTCGATCGCCAAAGAACTTGTTCGAGTGGAACGAGCAAAGATCGCTAAACCCGCGACGGTAACGAGCAAGCGAGCAAACTCAGTAGTATCGCAACTCCTGACCGTCCGACTTGCCGAGGCGACGGCGTCCCGCGAACTTCTGTTCCGCGAACTCGTAGCAGTACTGCAACAGGAGAGCAATGCCAAAAAGATAATCATCGCCGAGGTCAACGATCAAAAGCGTCTGTATCCATTTATCACACACGGGTATTCCCCGATCGAAAGTAACGAGCTCGTCGGAAAACTGACCGATGCACAAAACAAGAACGACGAAAAGAATTTCGCCCGGACAAAAAACATCGCCGTTTTGCCGCTGCGGGGAAGTGCGGCCGCTCCGGCGTTTCTGATCATCCAACCGGCGTCGGGTGCTGTGCTTAATGACGACAGTTCGCTCGCACCGCTGCTTCGCGTCGTCGAACTTGGAATGGACGTCGTCGCACTTCGCGAACGGGACAAGTCGACACCGACCGAACAGGACGCGTCGCCATACACGTCAAACAGTCTGATGCCCGGATTTATTCACTCATCGCCGGCGATGACATCGCTGGTCGAAGAGGTATACAAGATCCGTTCGTCCGACGTGACCGTTCTCGTTACCGGCGAATCAGGCACCGGTAAAGAATTGGTTTCGCGTGCGATTCACACGCTTTCCAACCGTAAAGACAGGGTCTTTGTTCCGTTCAACTGTACTGCCGTTCCCAAGGAACTCGCCGAAGGCCACCTGTTCGGCTACAAAAAAGGCGCATTTACCGGTGCCGTTCAAGATTCGCCCGGAACGATCCGCACGGCCGACGGCGGCACTCTGTTTCTCGATGAGGTCGGCGACCTGCCGCTCGATGTTCAGCCGAAATTGCTCCGATTCTTGCAGGAAGGCGAGATCCAGCCGCTCGGCGACAAACGCCCGCTCAAGGTCGATGTCCGCATCATCGCGGCGACGAACATGCCGCTCGAAGAAAAGGTCGCCGACGGCACATTTCGCGAGGATCTTTACTATCGTTTGAACGTAATTCGCCTTCGCGTACCGCCGCTTCGCGAACGCCGCAGCGAGATACCGCCGATCGTCAATTACTACATCAACCATTATTCGGCACGCTTCAACAAGCGAAATATAACGTTCACGCCGCAGACGATCGATATGCTGATGGTGAGCAGTTGGGACGGCAATGTCCGCCAGCTTTGCAACGAGGTCCAACGCGTCATCGCTCGAGCGGTCGATAATGAGGTCGTCACACCCGATCACCTTTCACCCGAGCTGAAACGCAGCTCGCAGCCGCTCACGCCGTTCGGGAACCAAGACAACGTCCGGCCGATCACGAGCTACGACGGATCGTTTTCGCCGTTTACGAACATCGCCGAAGGCGGCACACTCGAGGACGCTGTCACCGAACTCGAAATGCAGCTCATCCGAGCATCGCTCGTCCGCCACAGCTGGAACATCTCGCGAGTAGCGAACGAACTAGGCTTGACACGCCGCGGCCTTTACCTCAAATTGTCGCGGTATGGAATAGAAAAGGCTGCCTAGAGTTCCGAACATCCGCCGGCTTTCCAGCGGCTAAGCGTGCGACGGTTTCGCAGATCTTTGTAGACGACCGCCGTGACGGTCTTTGAGCGTTTGCGGCCTTCGCGGACCGTCATGCAAACGCGGTAGTTTAGGCCGGCGACGACCTGGACCTCGGCTTTGACGATGCGGACCAGCGTCAGCGTTTTGCCGGTCGAACGCGAACGGCTGGCGATAGCGACATTCGCCGCCTTGCGAACGTCCTTATCCAGAACGGACGCGTCACCATAGCCGCCGGTGATCTCCTGCGCCGAAACGCCTGACTCAGCCGCGAAGACCCCAAAAACAAACAACGCGACAAACGAACAAAATATGATGTGCTTTTTCAATTTTCTCTCTCCCTGACTTTTCTTAAATAGCTTCGAATCCGACGATCTGACATCCGAAGCATCAAATTACCGGCTTCCGCCTACTGACTTCTGCCTACCTACACCGCCATCGCATTCAGTCTTTCGACGATCGCGGGCAGTTTATCTAGGACATATTCGACCTCAGCCTCGGTGTTATACTTTCCGAGCGAAAACCGGATCGCGCCCATCGCACGCGAATACGGTAAGTTCATCGCCGCGAGCACGCCTGACGCTTTGCGGTGCGCGTCGCTGCATGCCGAGCCGGTCGATACGCAGACGCCGATCTCATCGAGTTCGTGCATGATCATTTCGCCGTTCGTATTCTCGAATGAGATGTTCGTAACGTTCGGGAGGCGGTTTCCGCCGCCGTTGACACTCGCATTCGGGATCGACGCCAATATGCCGCTCTCCAGACGGTCACGCAGAGTGCGAATTCGCTCGAGCAACGTATGATCATTGACCAACGCCGCTGCCGCACCGAGCCCGGCAATCTGATGTGCAGCCTCGGTCCCGGCACGCCGTCCGTTCTCTTGCCCGCCGCCGATCAGCGACGATGGCAGATCGACGCCTTTGCGAATATATAATGCGCCGATGCCCTTGGGCGCGTAAAATTTGTGCCCCGAGATCGACATCATGTCGATCTGTATGGTCTTAAGGTCGATGGGCATCTTGCCCGCGGCATTGACGCCGTCAGCGTGAAACAGCGCGTCCGAGTTAGCCTTGACGATCGCCGCCGCCTCGGCAACAGGAAATATCACGCCCGTCTGATTGTTTGCCGTCATTATTGACACGATCGCCGTGTCCGTGCGCAATGCATCTTTCAGCTCGTCGAGATCGAGCCCGCCATGCTCGTCGACGCCGAGCCACGTGACCTCGCAGCCTTGTTTTTCGAGCTTTTTACACATCGTTCGCACGGCTTCGTGCTCGACCGCGGTTGTCACGATGTGTTTCTTTTCGGGCTGTAATTCTAACGCTCCGAGTATCGCCCAATTGTCGCTCTCAGTCCCGCCGGACGTGAAAACTATCTCGCCCGGGTCACTCGCACCGAGCATTTTGGCGACATTCTCTCGTGCCTGTTTTATGGCCG from Acidobacteriota bacterium includes the following:
- the ileS gene encoding isoleucine--tRNA ligase, whose translation is MTEPIDLKKTVNLPKTDFAQKANLGQSEPARLKKWGEMGLYEQIAAARKGREKFILHDGPPYANADIHIGTALNKTLKDFVVKSRSMMGYDAPYVPGYDCHGLPIETHVEKKLAEKGKNKADLPVATFRRICREHAAGAMKGQTRDFSRLGILGEWDTPYLTMSAEYESSTARLFGKFLERGYVYKGLRPVYWCIHDQTALAEAEVEYKQHTSPSVYVKFPLKSDPVLIDEALAARNVSLVIWTTTPWTLPANLGIAVNPEFDYSAIEVDEDVYIVASELAAAFAETCCFENTKELARFKGSKLDRLEAQHAWLDRVSLIMNGDHVTLGEADAEVELDARYENKLAKKSGTGCVHTAPGHGADDFAISKRYGLEVYAPVDAAGNFTADVEHFAGENIFKANPKIVEFMKERGALLHVEYYEHRYPHCWRCKNPVIFRATPQWFISMDAAAEGETDGLRAKALEEIENVKWHPSWGQGRMANMFKGRPDWCVSRQRSWGVPIPVFYCQACDEAVADPKIIDHVADIFAVETADAWYNRPESELLPGGYKCAKCESADFRKETDILDVWFDSGSSCVAVLETRGDTLRFPADVYLEGGDQYRGWFNSSLSCGIAAHGSAPYKQIVTHGWVVDGEGKQMHKSAGNAISPNEVVEKSGAEIIRLWAAAVDYTQDMRCSDEILARIVDAYRKFRNTLRYALGNLDGFDPAADMVAPNEMLEIDRWALANLDEVTAKVLAGYKAYDFQSAYNAIYNFCTVTLSARYFDIIKDRLYIFAPRSIERRSAQTALYNIVDNLSRLLAPILVFTSDEAWENLPKQSVGSVHLSEFPEISDADNSGLMENWERLFSIRDEVMKALEEARNEKRIGSPLEAKIVLTTDAATTRFLLDYYEQLRYILIVSQVEVHEGESQSVEIQAADGEKCERCWNYSTRVGEFTKYGSVCERCADALDQIVTAQ
- a CDS encoding ATP-dependent Clp protease adaptor ClpS — protein: MPEFDDIGGDVLTESKTRLEKPKLYKVILHNDDFTTMEFVVFVLQYVFNRTDAEAFTIMLKVHNEGIGIAGIYPFEIANMKSEKAMNLAKAREYPLLCTVEEE
- a CDS encoding sigma 54-interacting transcriptional regulator, with product MKNATTSAKEKSVDDHARMLHLSPERIDGLFASIGQKLREGLSGEAEKIIDKATSAIAFTPDQFAHLKRLLSFTLETIGRYQESLEAVKPFEDEENLSKLEPEAQVRVITQLAIAYNNMGEQPKAVTLLKETRQKAEDAALAGLLGNIDIALARVYRKLAEYPICRDYGQKALDLFRENGVWLGMAEAYREIANSFHQEGNSERSLEFFELGIKIIGENSAPFMLGKLYTDMSGAYWFLRRPQDGVECLEKSIEFFEQTDHALNSVIAYNNLGINLMLIGEWAKAEAMIHRALEIGLRQKYVHVAGIYDSLGELKLLRGELDEAEDFLNKAVGVAHQHKHAWYTIQPMRNLARLYLAQGRFKKAIEKARETIDFAAEIGGKHYANMAGLVLAESYLSQGGVEECENSLRVIEDNDPSADFFVLGNIQRIRGLAALADEDNELAIHHFSRSLTIFEAGEDLYHTGLLHYLLGVNLDEGHTDRARKSLTTAADIFRKLGIKTFTDSIAKELVRVERAKIAKPATVTSKRANSVVSQLLTVRLAEATASRELLFRELVAVLQQESNAKKIIIAEVNDQKRLYPFITHGYSPIESNELVGKLTDAQNKNDEKNFARTKNIAVLPLRGSAAAPAFLIIQPASGAVLNDDSSLAPLLRVVELGMDVVALRERDKSTPTEQDASPYTSNSLMPGFIHSSPAMTSLVEEVYKIRSSDVTVLVTGESGTGKELVSRAIHTLSNRKDRVFVPFNCTAVPKELAEGHLFGYKKGAFTGAVQDSPGTIRTADGGTLFLDEVGDLPLDVQPKLLRFLQEGEIQPLGDKRPLKVDVRIIAATNMPLEEKVADGTFREDLYYRLNVIRLRVPPLRERRSEIPPIVNYYINHYSARFNKRNITFTPQTIDMLMVSSWDGNVRQLCNEVQRVIARAVDNEVVTPDHLSPELKRSSQPLTPFGNQDNVRPITSYDGSFSPFTNIAEGGTLEDAVTELEMQLIRASLVRHSWNISRVANELGLTRRGLYLKLSRYGIEKAA
- a CDS encoding aminotransferase class V-fold PLP-dependent enzyme, with the protein product MIYFDNNASTAVAPEVFDAMKPFLTTEFGNPSSGHAAASAARSAIKQARENVAKMLGASDPGEIVFTSGGTESDNWAILGALELQPEKKHIVTTAVEHEAVRTMCKKLEKQGCEVTWLGVDEHGGLDLDELKDALRTDTAIVSIMTANNQTGVIFPVAEAAAIVKANSDALFHADGVNAAGKMPIDLKTIQIDMMSISGHKFYAPKGIGALYIRKGVDLPSSLIGGGQENGRRAGTEAAHQIAGLGAAAALVNDHTLLERIRTLRDRLESGILASIPNASVNGGGNRLPNVTNISFENTNGEMIMHELDEIGVCVSTGSACSDAHRKASGVLAAMNLPYSRAMGAIRFSLGKYNTEAEVEYVLDKLPAIVERLNAMAV